From the genome of Yersinia enterocolitica, one region includes:
- a CDS encoding mannose-1-phosphate guanyltransferase, whose amino-acid sequence MKAMILAAGKGTRARPLTTILPKPMIPLIRKPIMESIIEHLRKYGFNQLMVNTSYLSVDIENYFRDGHAWGVEIGYSYEGIMEGNTFVDNVLGSAGGMKHIQNFSGFFDETFVVVCGDALIDVDFDKVLAFHRARKSVATLVMRPVSADQVNKYGIVVTDEQGRVSKFQEKPKTEDALSNNANTGIYVFEPEIFDYIPDGVEYDIGSQLFPKLAELGVPFYGIALPFQWVDIGSLQDFWRVNRMILNQDLPDYPMPGIKIAPQIWCGLNVKADFSTLDIEGPVYIGSSTEIQSGVTIKGPTIIGAGCLLEQGAVIDQSFIADYTRVGGIAHLHQQMIFAGKVISPDGMSIDLSEAGLNWLIDDKRRKDIIMAEKSLFDEFLHKDTLI is encoded by the coding sequence ATGAAAGCCATGATCCTTGCTGCAGGGAAAGGAACCAGAGCCAGACCACTGACCACCATACTGCCAAAGCCAATGATTCCATTGATTCGAAAACCTATTATGGAATCGATTATTGAGCATTTAAGAAAATATGGTTTTAATCAGTTAATGGTGAATACCAGCTATCTATCTGTGGACATCGAGAATTATTTTCGTGATGGCCATGCCTGGGGAGTAGAAATAGGTTACTCCTACGAAGGTATTATGGAGGGTAATACTTTTGTTGACAATGTTCTGGGGTCAGCGGGTGGAATGAAACACATCCAAAATTTCTCAGGTTTTTTTGATGAAACTTTTGTCGTTGTCTGTGGTGATGCATTAATTGATGTAGATTTCGATAAGGTATTGGCTTTCCATCGAGCCAGAAAAAGTGTGGCAACCTTGGTGATGCGCCCAGTCTCAGCAGATCAGGTAAACAAATACGGTATTGTTGTTACTGATGAGCAGGGTAGAGTTAGTAAGTTTCAAGAAAAACCTAAAACCGAGGATGCATTATCAAACAATGCCAATACCGGAATCTATGTTTTTGAGCCAGAAATATTCGATTATATTCCTGATGGCGTTGAATACGACATTGGTAGTCAGTTGTTCCCCAAACTTGCTGAATTAGGTGTTCCTTTCTACGGTATTGCCTTGCCCTTCCAATGGGTTGATATTGGGTCTCTACAAGATTTTTGGCGTGTAAATCGCATGATCCTTAATCAAGATTTACCCGACTATCCCATGCCGGGAATTAAAATTGCACCTCAAATCTGGTGTGGACTTAATGTTAAAGCCGACTTTTCGACCTTAGATATTGAAGGGCCAGTCTATATTGGTAGTAGTACAGAAATACAGTCTGGCGTAACGATTAAAGGGCCTACAATTATTGGTGCGGGGTGTTTATTAGAGCAGGGAGCTGTTATCGATCAGAGTTTTATTGCTGATTATACCCGGGTCGGGGGTATTGCGCATTTGCATCAACAGATGATTTTTGCTGGGAAAGTTATCTCACCAGACGGTATGTCCATTGATTTATCTGAGGCGGGTTTAAACTGGCTCATTGATGATAAACGGCGTAAAGATATTATTATGGCAGAGAAATCTTTGTTCGATGAATTCCTACATAAAGATACGTTGATATGA
- a CDS encoding anti-sigma factor antagonist, protein MNFETQTIDNVLVITPLIRRLDASVSLKFKEDIQAMIAQGAKNILLDFSRVDFIDSSCLGALVSLLKTLNGKGELAICSLNNNIHGMFKLTRMDRIFTIGANQPDTLQQMHSVAP, encoded by the coding sequence ATGAACTTTGAAACTCAGACAATTGACAATGTATTGGTGATAACCCCCTTGATCAGGCGACTCGATGCATCAGTTTCCCTGAAATTTAAGGAAGATATACAAGCAATGATCGCTCAGGGAGCCAAAAATATTTTATTGGATTTTAGTCGGGTAGATTTCATCGACAGTAGTTGTTTAGGTGCTCTGGTTTCGTTGTTGAAGACCTTAAATGGGAAAGGTGAACTGGCTATTTGCTCACTGAATAATAATATCCACGGAATGTTCAAATTAACCCGGATGGATAGGATATTTACTATCGGTGCTAATCAACCCGATACATTACAGCAGATGCATTCCGTAGCACCTTAA
- a CDS encoding response regulator — translation MQPHPSATGVTSILVVDDSASYRFLLVNLLKNWQFTVFEAENGQDALAILDNNAINMVISDWEMPVMDGLKLCTTIRKHYSDRYIYLVLITVRQSVEDLIAGLDAGADDFLSKPINQSELRARLHAGERILMLEATLDARNQKLSQAYQQIEDDLQAAAKLQRSVLPAEKLMVSGFQAEWMFIPSAYVSGDLLSFFQLGNQHIGFYSIDVAGHGVAAAMLSLSVARQFLNGRTVDNLLISLADTPSGYLITPPHKVVSELNRRFCIENDDIASYFTLIYGVIDVQTAGGVLCQAGHPTPFIVSSSGQITPIGDGGAPVGLIDSMDYQDTAFTLASGDRLYLFTDGIVECENPEQELFGERRLQDLLAASQRDCVQTVFGQVQQALKYWHPVQKDEHQSDIQNGRSVFSDDISLLVIERNNNSPLLAAL, via the coding sequence ATGCAACCACATCCTTCCGCTACTGGTGTGACATCTATTCTTGTTGTTGATGATTCAGCAAGTTATCGCTTTTTACTGGTTAATCTACTAAAAAATTGGCAATTTACTGTTTTTGAAGCAGAAAATGGCCAAGATGCTTTGGCTATCCTTGATAATAATGCCATCAATATGGTGATCAGTGACTGGGAAATGCCAGTTATGGATGGGTTGAAACTCTGTACTACTATCCGTAAACATTATTCCGATAGGTATATTTACTTAGTATTGATAACCGTGCGGCAATCCGTCGAGGATTTGATCGCAGGATTAGATGCGGGCGCCGATGATTTTCTGTCAAAGCCGATAAATCAAAGTGAGCTACGCGCCCGATTACATGCAGGTGAACGGATATTAATGCTAGAGGCAACCCTCGATGCCCGTAATCAGAAACTGTCCCAAGCCTACCAACAAATAGAAGATGACTTGCAGGCTGCGGCAAAATTGCAACGTAGTGTTTTGCCAGCAGAAAAGCTAATGGTGAGTGGTTTTCAAGCCGAATGGATGTTTATACCCTCCGCGTATGTTTCGGGTGACTTGTTAAGTTTTTTCCAACTGGGAAATCAACACATTGGTTTTTATAGTATTGATGTTGCAGGGCATGGCGTGGCTGCGGCGATGCTCTCACTGTCAGTTGCACGCCAATTTCTTAATGGGCGCACGGTAGATAACTTACTGATTTCACTGGCAGATACTCCCTCTGGTTATCTAATTACCCCGCCACACAAAGTTGTGAGCGAACTTAATCGCCGTTTTTGTATAGAGAATGATGATATAGCCAGCTATTTCACTCTTATTTATGGCGTTATCGATGTTCAAACAGCGGGTGGGGTGCTTTGCCAAGCTGGGCATCCGACCCCCTTTATTGTCAGTAGTTCAGGTCAGATTACCCCTATTGGTGACGGTGGTGCACCGGTTGGACTTATTGATTCGATGGACTATCAGGACACTGCGTTCACTCTTGCTTCGGGTGATCGGCTCTATTTATTCACCGATGGCATTGTTGAGTGTGAAAACCCTGAGCAAGAGCTATTTGGAGAACGACGATTACAAGACTTACTGGCCGCAAGTCAACGTGACTGTGTGCAAACTGTTTTTGGGCAAGTACAGCAGGCACTGAAATACTGGCATCCGGTACAAAAAGATGAACATCAAAGTGATATTCAGAATGGGCGTTCTGTATTTAGTGATGATATCTCGTTACTGGTGATCGAACGCAATAACAATTCCCCTCTCCTGGCAGCATTGTAA